Proteins found in one Sporosarcina jeotgali genomic segment:
- the rpsD gene encoding 30S ribosomal protein S4, whose amino-acid sequence MARYTGPSWKQSRRLGISLSGTGKEIEKRPYAPGQHGPNQRKKLSEYGLQQQEKQKLRFMYGVNERQFRTLFNKAGKMQGIHGENFMILLETRLDNIVYRLGLARTRRAARQLVNHGHILVDGKRVDIPSYSVKPGQEISLREKSQNLDIVNESIEINSYVPEFVAFNADTKVGSFVRLPERSELSAEINEALIVEFYSR is encoded by the coding sequence ATGGCTCGTTATACAGGTCCATCTTGGAAACAATCTCGTCGTCTTGGTATCTCACTAAGCGGCACTGGTAAAGAAATCGAAAAGCGTCCTTACGCTCCAGGTCAACACGGCCCGAATCAGCGTAAAAAACTTTCTGAATACGGTCTTCAACAACAAGAGAAACAAAAACTTCGCTTCATGTACGGTGTGAATGAGCGTCAGTTCCGCACATTGTTCAACAAAGCAGGTAAAATGCAAGGAATCCACGGTGAGAACTTCATGATCCTTCTTGAAACTCGCTTGGACAACATCGTTTACCGTCTTGGTCTTGCTCGCACACGTCGTGCAGCTCGCCAGCTTGTAAACCACGGTCACATCCTTGTTGACGGTAAGCGCGTAGATATCCCTTCTTACAGCGTGAAGCCAGGTCAAGAGATTTCTCTTCGTGAAAAATCACAAAACCTTGACATCGTTAACGAATCAATCGAAATCAACAGCTATGTACCTGAGTTCGTAGCGTTCAATGCTGACACTAAAGTCGGTTCATTCGTACGCCTTCCAGAACGCAGCGAGCTTTCTGCTGAAATCAACGAAGCTCTTATCGTTGAATTCTACTCTCGTTAA
- the ezrA gene encoding septation ring formation regulator EzrA, whose protein sequence is MVNYFIIPIIIVIVLAVAMFLLRRKHIQEISKLEHEKLQIQHEPIFEEMTKVKQLNMTGQTEEKFERWRNEWTEVVDVLVPKIDSLLFDTEEMVDRFRFKKATGIEKDIEQQLTVCEERKNSILQELNELIGSEEKNRVEMETLKEEFREARKSVLAHQHSFGRAVPALEKELEYFQPAFEEYDDLTDNGNYLQARENVIAVASKANELFPLIKEIPSILSELQSKLPSTLRELRNGVEEMAEDGYYLEHLNLKSSLASIERESEELLGKVETLDVQPVQQRLAEIDESLDSFYDSLEEEVKERQYMEQNYSDVASKLVSVKAFAKEIADEALFVQQSYRLDEKEAAVPKGFLVDLSEAAKQFELLTSQGENGESAYSGLAQDLRTVAETLDRVEMETVSFQDRIKSLRTDEISVVKRLEQLTRTLQETERKLLKANIPGVPDDIEVRLEEADEQIFIVQNGLEEVPLNMALVEEYINNAEKVVHEVVSKIDEMLENALLTEQIIQYGNRYRASHPAMHARLLEAEMAFRQFRYAKALEEAATAVEEAEPGAMKRIEELLQEHVQ, encoded by the coding sequence ATGGTGAACTACTTCATCATTCCAATCATCATAGTGATTGTGCTGGCTGTTGCAATGTTTTTGTTGAGACGAAAGCATATCCAGGAAATTAGTAAGCTGGAGCATGAAAAGCTTCAGATCCAGCATGAACCGATATTTGAGGAAATGACAAAAGTCAAACAGCTGAATATGACAGGTCAAACAGAGGAGAAATTTGAACGCTGGCGCAACGAATGGACGGAAGTCGTCGATGTGCTCGTGCCGAAAATTGATTCCTTGCTATTTGATACCGAAGAGATGGTCGACCGATTCCGTTTTAAGAAAGCGACTGGAATTGAAAAAGACATCGAACAACAACTGACAGTTTGTGAAGAACGGAAAAATTCGATTTTGCAGGAATTGAATGAACTGATTGGCAGTGAAGAAAAAAACCGTGTGGAAATGGAAACTTTGAAAGAAGAATTCAGGGAAGCACGCAAATCCGTATTGGCTCACCAGCATTCGTTTGGAAGAGCGGTCCCGGCATTGGAAAAAGAACTTGAATATTTCCAGCCTGCATTTGAAGAATACGATGATTTGACAGATAACGGAAATTACTTGCAAGCAAGAGAAAATGTAATTGCAGTGGCATCTAAAGCCAATGAATTGTTCCCGTTAATTAAAGAAATACCTTCTATACTTAGTGAATTACAAAGTAAATTACCATCTACCCTGCGAGAATTACGAAACGGTGTAGAAGAAATGGCAGAAGATGGGTACTACTTAGAACACTTAAACTTGAAATCCTCATTAGCATCGATTGAGCGTGAATCAGAAGAGCTGCTTGGTAAAGTCGAAACTCTAGACGTTCAACCCGTTCAACAGCGGTTGGCTGAAATCGATGAGAGTTTGGATTCGTTCTATGATTCCTTAGAAGAAGAAGTAAAAGAGCGGCAGTATATGGAACAAAACTATAGTGATGTTGCCAGTAAATTAGTGTCGGTCAAAGCATTTGCTAAAGAGATTGCAGATGAAGCATTATTCGTGCAGCAAAGCTATCGCTTAGATGAAAAAGAAGCGGCGGTTCCTAAAGGCTTCCTTGTGGACTTATCAGAAGCTGCTAAGCAGTTTGAATTGTTAACGAGCCAAGGAGAGAACGGAGAGTCTGCGTACTCAGGACTGGCACAGGACTTGCGTACAGTAGCTGAAACGCTGGATCGTGTTGAAATGGAAACCGTTTCGTTCCAAGATCGTATTAAAAGCCTTCGAACAGATGAAATAAGTGTTGTTAAACGGTTGGAACAACTTACGCGAACGTTACAGGAAACGGAGCGTAAACTTTTGAAAGCCAATATTCCAGGAGTACCCGATGATATCGAAGTTCGTTTAGAAGAAGCGGATGAACAGATCTTTATCGTTCAGAATGGATTGGAAGAAGTTCCGCTTAATATGGCACTCGTTGAAGAGTATATAAACAACGCTGAAAAAGTAGTTCACGAAGTCGTTTCGAAAATTGATGAGATGTTGGAAAATGCATTGCTGACGGAACAAATCATTCAATATGGAAATCGATATCGCGCATCTCATCCAGCAATGCACGCCCGATTGCTGGAAGCAGAAATGGCGTTTAGACAATTCCGTTATGCAAAAGCTCTGGAAGAGGCAGCTACGGCTGTTGAAGAAGCGGAGCCTGGAGCGATGAAGCGAATTGAAGAATTATTACAAGAGCACGTACAGTAA
- the tyrS gene encoding tyrosine--tRNA ligase produces MTMNLLDDLKWRGLLYQQTDEEGMAKLLGEQKVSLYCGVDPTADSMHIGHIVPLLTLRRFQLYGHRPILLIGGATGMIGDPSFRADERQLQTEAQVDENVKCLTVQLERLFDFADENGARLVNNKDWMGPMSAIGFLRDYGKLLNVNYMLGKENVASRLETGISFTEFTYMLIQGIDFNHLYDHFGCRVQIGGSDQWGNITTGLEIIRKTHEEETKAFGITIPLVTKSDGTKFGKTAGGAVWLDAAKTSPYEFYQFWINAADADVVHYLKIFTFLDRSEIEELERSVADEPHLRKAQKTLAEEMTRLIHGQESLDQAIRISAALFSGDLKKLTTSEMKDAFKDVPTFQMAKEDHNIVELLVEAGISPSKRQAREDVTNGAISLNGDKVTDTAHDVSSEDRLEDAFTIVRRGKKKYTMIMFG; encoded by the coding sequence ATGACGATGAACTTATTAGATGATTTAAAATGGAGAGGGCTGCTTTACCAGCAAACGGATGAGGAAGGAATGGCTAAACTGCTAGGCGAACAAAAAGTATCGCTCTATTGCGGCGTCGATCCGACTGCGGACAGCATGCATATCGGACATATTGTTCCACTTTTGACACTTCGTCGTTTTCAGCTGTACGGTCATCGTCCGATTTTACTTATTGGCGGAGCGACAGGGATGATCGGGGATCCATCATTCCGTGCGGATGAGAGACAACTTCAAACTGAAGCGCAAGTGGATGAAAATGTGAAATGCTTAACAGTTCAGCTGGAGCGTTTGTTCGACTTTGCGGATGAAAATGGAGCGCGTCTAGTTAACAATAAAGACTGGATGGGCCCGATGAGTGCGATTGGATTCTTGCGCGACTACGGTAAATTATTGAATGTAAATTACATGTTAGGAAAAGAAAACGTGGCGTCCCGTTTAGAAACAGGGATTTCATTTACAGAATTCACATACATGCTCATTCAAGGGATCGACTTCAACCATTTGTATGATCACTTCGGCTGCCGTGTTCAAATCGGCGGATCGGATCAGTGGGGCAACATCACGACAGGTCTTGAAATCATCCGGAAAACACATGAAGAAGAGACGAAAGCATTCGGAATTACGATTCCGCTCGTGACGAAATCTGACGGTACAAAGTTTGGTAAAACAGCTGGCGGTGCAGTCTGGTTAGATGCTGCCAAGACTTCACCTTATGAGTTCTACCAATTCTGGATCAATGCAGCAGATGCGGACGTTGTACACTACTTGAAGATTTTCACATTCCTGGATCGTTCAGAAATTGAAGAACTCGAGCGTTCGGTTGCAGATGAACCGCATTTGCGTAAAGCACAGAAGACATTGGCTGAAGAAATGACGCGTCTGATTCACGGCCAAGAATCACTTGACCAAGCGATTCGTATTTCTGCAGCGCTATTCAGCGGGGATTTGAAAAAGCTGACAACTTCAGAAATGAAGGATGCTTTTAAAGATGTCCCTACATTCCAAATGGCGAAAGAGGATCACAATATCGTTGAGTTGTTAGTGGAAGCCGGCATTTCACCTTCTAAGCGCCAAGCGCGCGAAGATGTAACAAACGGGGCGATTTCTTTAAACGGTGACAAAGTGACAGATACAGCACACGATGTGTCGTCAGAGGACCGATTAGAAGATGCATTTACGATTGTGCGCCGCGGTAAGAAGAAATACACAATGATTATGTTTGGCTAA
- a CDS encoding aminotransferase class I/II-fold pyridoxal phosphate-dependent enzyme, translating to MHKDTATVHKGYDSSTHHGSLAVPLYQTSTYAFDTAEQGARRFAGEEEGGIYSRLGNPTVRVLEERMTELENGAGSLAFGSGMAAVSAILTHLTKTGDHIICSRGIYGCTFGLLGIMEQKYNITHTLTSMGTEEEIEAAITPDTVCIYIESPINPTMELADLRAVEAVAKRHNLKIVVDNTFASPYLQNPIDFGADFVLHSATKYINGHGDVIAGLLTGKNKEEMDEIRGSVQKDYGGIISPFDAWLLIRGLKTLSVRMQRHTENATGLMEYLKTQDLVEAIFYPFDENNPQVDIAKNQMSAGGGLVSFTIKGGQPVAQTFMNHLNLIKIAVSLGDAETLIQHPTTMTHSGVPAEDREKMGISDGLLRLSAGLEHADDLIADLDQAFLQVAKAQQTLSS from the coding sequence ATGCATAAAGATACAGCGACGGTTCACAAAGGCTATGACAGCAGCACGCATCACGGGAGTTTAGCAGTTCCGTTATATCAAACTTCTACCTATGCATTCGACACTGCCGAGCAAGGGGCGAGACGATTTGCAGGGGAAGAAGAAGGCGGCATCTATTCAAGGTTAGGGAATCCGACAGTAAGAGTGTTAGAAGAGCGTATGACGGAGCTTGAAAATGGTGCAGGTTCCCTCGCATTCGGTTCTGGAATGGCGGCTGTCAGTGCAATCTTGACTCATTTGACGAAAACAGGCGATCATATCATCTGTTCACGCGGGATCTACGGATGCACATTCGGTCTTCTTGGAATAATGGAACAGAAGTATAACATTACCCATACCCTGACTTCTATGGGCACAGAGGAAGAAATTGAAGCGGCGATTACGCCTGACACGGTTTGTATCTATATTGAATCACCAATTAACCCTACAATGGAACTCGCTGATCTTCGGGCGGTCGAAGCTGTTGCAAAACGACACAACTTGAAAATCGTCGTGGATAATACATTCGCATCCCCATATTTGCAAAACCCGATCGATTTTGGAGCGGATTTTGTTTTGCACAGTGCCACCAAATATATAAATGGGCATGGAGATGTCATCGCCGGCTTGCTAACAGGTAAAAACAAAGAGGAAATGGATGAGATCCGCGGAAGTGTTCAAAAAGACTACGGGGGAATTATATCTCCTTTCGATGCATGGCTGCTCATACGGGGTTTAAAAACTCTTTCTGTTCGAATGCAGAGACATACTGAAAACGCTACCGGGTTAATGGAGTATTTAAAAACACAAGACTTAGTGGAAGCGATCTTTTATCCATTCGATGAAAACAATCCGCAAGTCGACATCGCTAAGAACCAAATGTCTGCAGGCGGAGGGCTCGTCTCCTTTACGATAAAAGGCGGTCAGCCTGTAGCGCAAACCTTCATGAACCATCTCAACTTAATCAAAATTGCGGTCAGTTTGGGAGACGCAGAAACGCTGATTCAGCATCCGACAACAATGACACACTCAGGAGTACCGGCTGAGGACCGTGAAAAAATGGGCATCAGTGATGGCCTTCTTCGCCTATCGGCTGGATTAGAGCACGCTGATGACCTCATTGCTGATTTGGATCAAGCATTCCTCCAAGTTGCTAAAGCACAGCAAACTTTATCAAGTTAA
- a CDS encoding GAF domain-containing protein — protein sequence MFMGIEYSKHPAESYRQLADQLQLLLDGEKNRIANLSNASALLSNFLERTNWTGFYLLEEGELVLGPFQGLPACIRIPMGRGVCGTSAKNRETLVVEDVNAFEGHIACDSASQSEIVIPLVKNDELIGVLDIDSPEIGRFSEEDRAGLEQFAEVLLRHI from the coding sequence ATGTTCATGGGGATTGAGTATTCAAAGCATCCAGCTGAAAGTTATCGTCAGCTGGCAGATCAGCTGCAACTTTTGTTAGACGGCGAAAAAAATCGCATTGCAAATTTAAGCAACGCTTCTGCTTTACTAAGTAACTTTTTAGAGCGTACGAATTGGACGGGTTTTTATCTATTGGAAGAAGGCGAACTCGTTCTCGGACCATTCCAAGGACTTCCGGCTTGTATTCGCATTCCTATGGGAAGAGGTGTGTGCGGGACTTCCGCTAAAAACAGAGAAACACTTGTCGTTGAAGATGTGAACGCGTTTGAAGGACACATTGCGTGTGATTCTGCTTCTCAATCTGAAATCGTGATTCCACTCGTGAAAAATGATGAGCTCATCGGCGTATTAGATATTGACAGTCCTGAAATCGGCCGGTTTTCTGAAGAGGATCGCGCTGGTCTGGAACAGTTTGCTGAAGTTCTTTTACGACATATCTAA
- a CDS encoding cysteine desulfurase family protein, whose product MMIYLDNSATTIPDAEVLETFTRANLEYYANPASLHQAGNQAERLLESARKQIAALAGDSEGTVIFTSGGTEANNLAIIGYARSLKHRGNHIITTEIEHDSVRNACLHLETEGFEIDFLSVNEAGEVSPEELRQKIRKETILVSVMHVNNEIGTVQPIEACSKVVRDHSRAIFHSDCVQSLGKISLPYPEWVDAVTLSAHKIHGLKGTGCLLTKKFKEPEAISFGGGQEHGYRSGTVNTPGAASFAKAIRKVLEGNDVTKYQRWNRRLRKMMESEKLVRICSPAEGSPHIFTIAFKGITGEVAVNYFQQRGIMVSTSSACSSKANKVSHVIQAIHLPDDYRKGVIRISFGKKNIDDEIEILAQVIQEFLKTIKKGMKQHDME is encoded by the coding sequence ATGATGATTTACCTGGATAATAGTGCAACGACGATTCCCGACGCGGAAGTTCTAGAGACTTTTACACGAGCCAACTTGGAGTACTATGCGAATCCAGCTTCCCTTCATCAAGCTGGGAACCAAGCAGAACGGCTCCTGGAATCTGCAAGGAAGCAAATTGCAGCACTGGCCGGAGATTCTGAAGGCACAGTGATTTTCACTTCTGGGGGTACGGAAGCAAATAATTTAGCAATAATCGGGTATGCAAGAAGCCTTAAACATCGTGGAAATCATATAATTACAACTGAGATCGAGCATGATTCAGTTCGGAATGCGTGTCTTCATCTTGAAACCGAAGGGTTTGAAATCGATTTCCTATCAGTGAATGAAGCAGGTGAAGTATCCCCTGAAGAACTGAGACAAAAGATTCGAAAAGAGACCATTTTAGTAAGTGTCATGCATGTGAATAATGAAATTGGAACTGTGCAGCCAATCGAAGCGTGTTCGAAAGTGGTACGCGACCATTCCCGAGCAATTTTTCACTCGGATTGTGTGCAGAGTCTGGGAAAGATTTCTTTGCCCTATCCGGAATGGGTGGACGCGGTAACACTTTCAGCGCATAAAATTCATGGGTTAAAAGGGACTGGCTGTTTATTAACAAAGAAATTCAAAGAGCCCGAAGCAATTTCTTTTGGCGGTGGCCAAGAACACGGTTATAGAAGCGGCACCGTCAATACACCTGGTGCGGCTTCGTTTGCGAAAGCAATCCGCAAAGTTTTGGAGGGAAATGATGTCACCAAGTACCAAAGATGGAACCGCCGGCTGCGAAAAATGATGGAGTCCGAAAAACTGGTCCGGATTTGTTCGCCTGCAGAAGGCAGCCCTCACATATTCACAATTGCGTTTAAAGGTATTACTGGTGAAGTCGCAGTGAATTACTTCCAGCAACGTGGAATCATGGTTTCCACCTCCAGTGCATGTTCGTCCAAAGCAAACAAAGTAAGCCATGTCATCCAAGCAATTCATCTGCCGGATGACTATCGTAAAGGTGTGATTCGAATTAGTTTCGGCAAGAAGAATATAGATGAT
- a CDS encoding sensor domain-containing diguanylate cyclase: MKTNEQMYESIKSNLLDLMLGVMQNLNDREFISLFENLFKINFNVTKIEFFLYEDNHFYSAASLLKQDTRDGVGVVETLTSPMLTATSSETEDALDFADDTLMIRNEKREPVAMILVKSTDEWHSFASSEFFKKFQLLMGRLIETIKGYQSLYKHSQNYQSLLEATKTFNSTMELGVIHSQLVSTISRNLDPIQVDLILSQEQLDSSCSYRLFDYSNELPSTVEAFLSGELALGKGAGKDTEILSAPVKGMQGTYGILQLTAPGHYVFSQMQKEFVRNISESAGHAIENTSLYDQSHRMIHELQLVNEVSKKLTERLTFEEMITYINTRLNETFDPEEVAFVYFKDQQAPVLSKESTDYFQTQAGNRYLDYAESRVRKENGAVFIADLKNEDIEGFTPYRSLMIAPIVISEKIAGYTLLMHTEKYHFTFEDFKLVRSIISHSSLALSNSALREKLQNLANKDQMTGLYARGYLDRHMSLAFKKGIGGAFLLLDVDDFKQVNDQFGHAIGDSVLKQTADVLKSSVTDQDIAGRWGGEEFAVYLPGATLIEGKRLAKQLLLKMPQLTNPSVTVSIGVSVWAPSTNQETYQQLFQNTDEALYSAKSGGKNRIVVSESVLAE, from the coding sequence ATGAAAACAAATGAGCAAATGTATGAATCGATTAAAAGCAACTTACTCGATTTAATGTTAGGTGTAATGCAGAACCTGAATGACCGTGAATTCATCAGCTTGTTTGAAAATCTTTTTAAAATCAACTTTAATGTTACGAAAATAGAGTTCTTTCTATATGAAGACAATCATTTCTATTCTGCAGCTTCTCTTCTTAAACAAGATACCCGTGACGGAGTGGGTGTCGTGGAAACGTTAACGTCACCTATGCTGACTGCAACCTCTTCGGAAACAGAGGATGCGCTGGACTTTGCAGACGATACGCTTATGATTCGAAACGAAAAGAGAGAACCTGTCGCGATGATTCTGGTGAAATCGACGGATGAGTGGCATTCTTTTGCATCCTCTGAGTTTTTCAAGAAGTTCCAGCTGCTAATGGGCAGACTTATTGAAACCATTAAAGGATATCAATCGCTCTACAAGCATTCCCAAAATTATCAAAGCCTGCTTGAAGCGACAAAAACCTTCAATTCAACTATGGAATTAGGGGTCATCCATTCCCAGCTGGTGTCAACGATTTCTAGAAATCTGGATCCGATTCAAGTGGATTTAATTCTTTCACAAGAGCAACTGGATTCGTCTTGTTCATATCGATTGTTCGATTATTCCAATGAGCTGCCGTCAACAGTTGAAGCTTTTCTTTCCGGAGAGCTGGCGCTTGGAAAAGGTGCAGGAAAAGATACCGAAATCTTAAGCGCGCCCGTGAAAGGAATGCAAGGTACGTATGGCATTCTTCAGCTCACAGCTCCTGGTCATTATGTATTTTCACAAATGCAGAAGGAATTCGTTCGGAATATTTCCGAAAGTGCCGGACACGCGATTGAAAATACAAGCTTGTATGATCAGTCCCATCGAATGATTCACGAATTGCAATTGGTCAATGAAGTATCGAAAAAACTTACAGAGCGGCTCACTTTTGAGGAAATGATCACGTACATTAATACTCGTCTTAACGAAACATTTGACCCTGAAGAAGTAGCATTTGTGTATTTTAAAGATCAGCAAGCGCCTGTGCTATCGAAAGAATCAACCGATTATTTCCAAACCCAGGCAGGAAACCGGTATCTAGACTATGCTGAAAGCCGTGTGAGAAAGGAAAATGGAGCTGTATTTATTGCAGATTTGAAGAACGAGGACATTGAGGGCTTCACCCCATATCGTTCACTAATGATTGCTCCTATAGTCATTTCTGAAAAAATAGCAGGATATACTTTGCTGATGCATACAGAAAAATATCATTTTACTTTTGAAGATTTCAAGCTCGTCAGGTCGATTATTAGCCATTCCTCACTCGCACTTTCTAATTCCGCGCTCCGTGAGAAGTTGCAAAACCTTGCGAACAAAGATCAAATGACCGGCTTATATGCGAGAGGCTATTTGGACCGGCATATGTCTTTGGCATTTAAAAAAGGAATCGGCGGTGCCTTCCTTCTATTGGACGTGGATGACTTTAAACAGGTGAACGACCAATTTGGTCATGCTATCGGAGATTCTGTACTAAAACAAACCGCTGACGTTCTGAAATCGAGCGTTACGGATCAGGATATAGCAGGACGGTGGGGAGGAGAAGAATTCGCGGTTTACTTGCCGGGAGCAACTCTTATTGAAGGTAAACGGCTTGCAAAACAGCTGCTTCTAAAAATGCCCCAACTGACGAATCCTTCCGTTACTGTTTCGATCGGTGTGAGTGTGTGGGCACCATCGACTAATCAGGAAACCTATCAGCAACTATTTCAGAATACAGACGAAGCGCTCTACTCGGCAAAATCAGGCGGTAAAAATCGAATTGTTGTCAGTGAATCGGTACTTGCAGAATGA